The genomic segment TTTTGAAGCGATTTTAAAATATGTGCCCGCTCCCAAAGTTTCTTTTAACGAACCTTTCCAACTGCTTGTTGCCTCTTTAGATTGGGATTCTTTTAAAGGTAAATATTCTGTTGGAAGAATTATGCGAGGTAATGCAAAAAAAGGTCTTGAAGTGGCGCTTATTAGCGATAAAGGAATAGTGGAGGAATCGCAAATTGAACATATTTACGCAAATTTAGGTCTTAAACGGGTTGAAGTGGACACAGCAATAGCAGGAGATATTGTGGCAATAACCGGGATTAAAAATTCAGGTATAGGCGATACCATTGCGGATGCAAGTAGCCCCGAAAGTTTGCCTAGAATAGCAATTGAAGAACCCACCTTAAAAATTTCCGTGTCAGCAAACACTTCTCCTTTTGCGGGACGGGAGGGCAAATTTTGCACAAGCCGTCAACTTTTGGAACGGATAAAAAAAGAGCTGGCCACCAATGTCTCTTTAAAATTAGAAATGGGAATTCAAGGAGATTTTATTCTTTTTGGCAGAGGAGAACTCCATTTGTCGGTTTTTATAGAAAATTTGAGAAGGGAAGGTTACGAACTTCAGGTTTCAAGACCGCAAGTGGTTACAAGAGAAATTGATGGTAAGACTATGGAACCAGTAGAAGAGTTAACTGTGGATGTACCGCCCGAATATACTCAAGCTGTAATAAGCGAAGTTATACGAAGGAGAGCTGTTTTAATTTCTCAATCCGATAATAGCGATGGGAGTATGCGGATAGTTTTTGAGATAACCACAAGAGGGTTACTTGGTTTAAGAGGAACTCTTTTAACATTGTCCAAAGGAACGGCGATAACTAACTCTTATTTTATAAAAAACCAACCTTTGGGCGCTAACTTTTCAAAATTAAGAAGAGGGGTTCTTATAGCTTCCGAGGCGGGAAAAGCGCTAACTTATGGACTTAATGTTGCCCAGGGAAGGGGAATAACTTTTATTGGTCCCGGGGTGGATGTTTATTCCGGAATGATTATTGGGCTTAATTCAAGGGAAGGGGATATAGAAATAAATGTTTGCAAAGAGAAAAAGCAAACCAATGTTAGGTCAAGCACAGCGGACATTGCGGTTATACTGACTCCTCCTACAATTATGAGTTTAGAGCAGAATATGGAATTTTTGGAAGAAGAGGAACTTTTGGAGGTAACGCCCAAAAGTTTAAGGTTGAGGAAGAAGATTTTGGACCCCACAAAACGTCGTCGCTCCCAAAAAAGTGTAGTTTAAAAACTACTGTGACCCCGGCGGGATTTGAACCCGCGATCTCTTGGATGAAAACCAAGTATCCTAAACCGCTAGACGACGGGGCCGATATTATGATTTTACCAATAAATCCCCCGTTTGAAAACCCCCTAGTTAAAAATGGTATAATGACAACGGAGGATGGAAATGTCCACAAAGTTTGAAAATATTTATAAAAAAACCATTGAGCTGGGGTTGAAGGATAAACCTAGAATAAACAAGCAGGAACTTTTGTCCTTAGCAAATTCGCTCGGCTTAAAAAATTATATCCAGAAATCTAAAGAAACTGGAGAGCATATTGTCCTTGCAGGGAACTTAAATGGACGAAAAGTAATTTTTAAAGCAAATATAAATCCAACTTTTACCAGCAGAACTCTTACAGAAATTTATATTCTCGCCAAGTTAAATGGAAAATTAAATAGCGAGTTTGTTGTTCCCAAGATTATAAATTTTGATTTAACAGATAATAAATATCTGTGGTTAATTACTGAAAAATTTCCCGAAAAGTTTGTTGATGGAAAAACGCCTGAAGGAGCTGAAATACTCTCCAAAGCTACATTAGCGGTGATTAGAAGCAATATAAGTATTCCGCATAAGGATACTCCGCGTTTGGAAAAAATAAAAGAAGGGAAACAACAAGAGCTTTTGCAGGTGGTTATTGATTTAGCTTATGAATGGAAAAAGGAATTTGACCATAATATTGATAAATTGGGGAGTGTGTTAAGTAAATATCCTCTAAAAGATTTTCCCACCGCG from the Patescibacteria group bacterium genome contains:
- the typA gene encoding translational GTPase TypA → MDIRNVAIIAHVDHGKTTLVDGLLKQSKTFRENEAEMNQTLILDSNDQERERGITILAKNTAIIYKNTKINIVDTPGHADFSGEVERTLNMADGAILVIDAQEGTMPQTKFVLKKAFELGLKLIVVINKIDKRYANVPKSLNETYDLFLNLAQTDDQLNFPVFYAIGREGKAWEKIPEDFNESADLTPIFEAILKYVPAPKVSFNEPFQLLVASLDWDSFKGKYSVGRIMRGNAKKGLEVALISDKGIVEESQIEHIYANLGLKRVEVDTAIAGDIVAITGIKNSGIGDTIADASSPESLPRIAIEEPTLKISVSANTSPFAGREGKFCTSRQLLERIKKELATNVSLKLEMGIQGDFILFGRGELHLSVFIENLRREGYELQVSRPQVVTREIDGKTMEPVEELTVDVPPEYTQAVISEVIRRRAVLISQSDNSDGSMRIVFEITTRGLLGLRGTLLTLSKGTAITNSYFIKNQPLGANFSKLRRGVLIASEAGKALTYGLNVAQGRGITFIGPGVDVYSGMIIGLNSREGDIEINVCKEKKQTNVRSSTADIAVILTPPTIMSLEQNMEFLEEEELLEVTPKSLRLRKKILDPTKRRRSQKSVV